tgaattttctttacaattttttttttgttttcaaaaatgtatttttaaaaacagtgaagagaacgcgttttcattattttataaaattaaaaactaaaaatgacttgaaaacaacaaagagaacgcagccttagattctaatagaaaaaaaataatcaaaagatgTAAGGTTGTACCAACGTAAATACTTCGAAACTTAAATTAGACACTAAATTTCACTAAAAACTTGAATGTAGTATTGAAATGAAGCGTATTCTTTTTTAAATGAGATctcatctatttataaaagagcatggagatttataaaaaatatcttgATATTTCAagatctattaaaattaaaatttttacaaataatatttatgttaatatttcaAGATCCACTAAGATCAAAGTTTTTATGGATAATATCTatactttttgtaaaatttttgaaaggatTTTCAAATATTGGAGTTAttctatttgtattttattttggaaccACCCCAATCAAGAGGAATTTTTCAGGACAAGCTCCATGATGGAGCTTGATTATGATCTCTCGGCCTTTGGTCTACGGGAGACCATTATGGTTTCCTAACCTTCCGGTCTCTTCGGGAGACTGTAATGGTTTTCCAGCCTTTTGCATATGTTTCCATCTTTaaactcaaaaattattttggatttttagattcttttgatatatttttatgagcTTTTGTTTATAACACatcaagtttaaaaataattttacaagtCCTTATTGTTTAGTTTTTCTTGAATGTTTCATGTAGAGCTATTTTAAACCCTTTGGTTTAAAATGTCTATACAAATCTTTTGttaaaatacaatacaatacCAGCTTGTGAAACAGTTTTTTGAAGATTGAGTCCATTGCTTGGTTTTAGCTAACTTTGAATTGTGCAAGttgattttttcctatttttttagtTGAGTCTAGTCATGGAGTCAGTGGGTCACTGTTGCTTAAAAGAAGGAGAACATGCCATTGAGTTTGTTCCCttatatgcctatataaggacTCTAGTtgcatcaaataaaataatcccttcacattatttattttgttgttttgtgagATTTCTTCTACAGAGTACACTTCTCCtatcatttatatttaattttctgtCTTCTGATATTCAACAATTTGATATTAGAGCCAGAATGAGTGATCTTCAAATTAAAAAGCTCAAATCAAAACTACAATTCTTAGTTGACATGCATGACATCTTACATGCAAAGCCAAGACTTGTGAAAAGTTGTTAACGAAAGTGAAGTTACGTAATCGACAATAGGGGATGTAAATGGTACGTTGTGGAAGTGAAAGATAAAAGTGGGCAAAGCGTTGTTCGCTTTAAAGACTACAGTTGAAGAAGATGTGCTAGAGCACATCCAGAATGCCAAAACCCCCCAAAAAGCTTGGGATACCTTAGCCATGCTTTTCTCAAAGAAGAATGGCACAAGGCTTCAACTTCTAGAGAGCACACTATTATCAAGAGCACAATGCGACATGACGGTCGCTTAGTACTTCCACAAGGTGAAGTCACTTTGTCGTGAACTTTCTGAGTTGGTTCTAGAAGCTCAAATCGGGGAAACCAGGATAAAGAGAATAATTATCCATGGCTTGAGACCTGAAGATAGAAGTTTTGTTGCTGTAGTACAGGGATGGTAAAAGGAACCATCACTTGTTGAGTTCAAAAATTTGCTTGCTGGTCAAGAAGGCTTAGCCAAGCAAATGGGAGGAATTTTGctgaaagataaagatgaagcACTCTACGTAATAAAAAAAACAGATGGAATTCCAAGCAACACCTCGTTGGTGGATCTAAAAGGAAAGAGGATAAGGCAAAAAGTCATCAAGGTGAAATGAACACTTGTTCAGGGGGAACACTTGTTCAGGGGGAGCTTTGAATAATCATGGCAACGATAAAAAGTTTGAAAGGAAGTGCTCTAATTATAAGAAGAATGGTCATATGGCAAAGCTTGTTAGTCAAAGAAAATGATCATTGAGAGTAATGCTGCTACTTCCAAAAGCGAAGATGAATGGGATGCTGAGGCGTTTTTTGCTACAGAAGAGGAGGAGTTAGCTCTCACAACAACAACGTGTGAAGAGATCAATTATGAGAAAGATTGGATTGTTAACTCGAGATGCtcaaattatatgacatgtgaTAAAGAAAAGTTGCAAAATTTGTTAGAATACTAAGAGAGCCGAGTGGTGGTAACAACCAACAACTCAAAGTTACCGATAGCTCATATTGTTAATATGGTAATCTCTCCTCAATATAATGCTAATGAGGTATTAATGTATATCATGTTCCAAGTATGAAGAAAAATCTTCTATCAGTAGCACAATTTACATCTTCAGgccattttgttttatttggttCAAAAGATGTGAGGGTATTTCGTGACCTTGAGACTATAGAAAAGCTAGTGATGAAGGGATGGAGACAAGAATCAGTGTATGTAATGTCTGCAGAAATCACATATGTAGACAAGAcgaggaagaatgagacattAGACTTATGGCACATGTAGTTAAGTCACGTTAGCTATTCCAAGCTAAATGTGATGATGAAAAAGTTGATGCTGAAGGGACCTCCCCAACTTGAATTAAGAACATACACAATTTATGTAGGATGTTAGTACGGGGAAGCACATCAGTTGCCATATGAAGAGTCCAAATTTAAAGCTAAAGAACCATTAGAGTTAATTCACTCTGATGTGTTCGGACCTGTTAAGCAAGTCTCTATCGGTGGGATGAAGTACATGgtaacatttattgatgacttttctagaTATGTGTGGGTTCATTTTATGAAGGAAAAGtctaaaactttttcaaaattcaaagagaCAGTAAAAGTAGAAGTTGGAAAGAAAATTTGTTGCCTACGCACTGACAACAGGGAGACTATTATAACGCCTCGTTTTTTGAGCacgttataacttaggacaattctgagataaattattattttttttctttcatactactaaaactaaaactaaaccatatcattgctcttatacatcccaaaattttcattcatttatctccaaggagaattatcataaacattaaatgtggaaattagaatcgaacctaatatcataacattaataaaaaattagctcTTACATCAcgagaacataaatttctcaacatgatttaatcataagttctcaactaacattaatcCTAAATAaggttttacatcatcatttctcaaacatttagaattcgaagtagtaaaacttaaatacatgagcaacataacatatgttcaactgatcatacaatttattatgcattttgcTATGTGCTATTatatgcctcattcatcctcgtttttgctactatcttcatctggaacgtttgaatattccaggggcaaagcccagcttaaatgatgaatcatctaagtaaagatacaaaacatttaatactcatgcatgtatgcaatgcacataacatcataactctcatgtttggctcgactgcaccttaagattacccgccatttttctagtctccctgccagaccgaggtgtatgggtgcaccattggcaaagtaacggagccagtacctaatcccaaacccatgcaacgtatgaccgtgaatctcatcatgctcatatgcatatttcataaatcaaacatgtaaatgcaatctacatgacatactcacatcaaggcatgtcaacatgataaaatcatttacgtaaaatcaggttttgaattgaaccacttacaaatcaagtattttcataaaactaaattcagttgggaagtaccacttaccttgcaaaaagataattttgcccctaacataattttgcctcaaaattcgcgtcggacttccaatcatactcaattatgaaccttgacgtatcctgggcatcataattacttaagaaaatcatatttataattttctctaattttcctaatttctcccattttcttctattatttcctcaagattatgaaataaatagtttctcataaaattttctcaatttctcttcacaataattcctaaaacaatattcctaaaccccataaatttcctcataattttcaaaatccatattctatttatttctcattttctctttgattttcaagcatctattgcctcaaaaattcataataaataccaatcatgcatttgtcttccaatttcatcatcaaaaattctaaaatatcattctcatatatttgaaattttttaagaaatttttgaagataactcaccttcttgtagagcgattcggtattcttttatattgcgaCGAACCCTCGATTTGCCCATCCAACAACGCCttttatcataaatttttacacaaattacTAAACCCAGTCTATaagatttttctaaattttttttggtatttctctctctctctctcttttttctttctcttttttaaatctttttctcactctcaaatatttctttCAATATTTCTCCTTccaatttaagtttttaaacctttcaagtttcctctatttataggaggtTGAATAAAGGTTAACATAATtatagtgacccactatctttaattattttttcatatttcttaattatttttcactaaatctcactaaaaatccttaattatttatccacaccttactttgtctcccacatttctcaattattttacccattattttttattatttgtccacaccttactttatctcccacatttttcaattatttcactcaccatctttaattattttgtcatatttcttaattattttctactaaatctcactcataatatttaattatttgtcttcaccctactttgtctccaacatttcttaattatttcactcattatctttgattatttgtctacaccttaatttgtcttccacatttctcaattatttcaaccatcatttttaattattttgttatatttcttaattatttttcactaaatcttactcataatttttaattatttgtccataccctactttgtctctaacatttcttaattatttcactaattatctttgattatttgtccacaccttaatttgtctcccacatttctcaattatttcatccaccatctttaattattttgtcatatttcttaattatttttcactaaatctcactcataatctttaattatttgtctacaTCCTACTTTGTCtctaatatttctcaattatttcactcactatctttaattattgtcaccttaattatttttcactaaatcttcttctaaatagattattcttttatttaattcattaattttaaacctattttcttagccttttatttttttcaacttagcctactaactctaagcccatttatttagtctttattttttcaatttagcttactaactctaagcccacttacttagtctttatttttccaacttaacccactaactctacacctattaatttttttcaattataatctctaattgatgttaaaaataaaaaaataattattattattctcaaaatactaggatattacaaatATACTTCAAGAGTGTCGAATTTGCCATCAATTCACATATGCAAACACTCCGCAGCAAAACGACATAGTAGAAAAAAAGAACATGCCCTTGATCAGAGCTGACCCAAAAAAGTTGGGGGCTCTAGGcaaaaatatttgttgagaACTtcgagtattaatttttttttaaaaaaaaataatacacttttttatacaaacatttcatcattttattaaaaaaaagaaaaaaagttaaaattcaatcaactacaaaatataataattaacgtaataaattttcaactaaaatataatgtctcagagatatgaaaaaaaaaaaaaagcgaaaCAACTtactacaataaataaaaaaaataaaactaatttttcttaaaactctAAGAAGGTCAGTGCGAACAAAAACTATATattcatgatttttttatagaaggaaatagaacaaaatattaaactgataacattaaaaatataaaattcaccaataatGAGTAACTTTAGGTGAGCAAtggttaaaaattgaaaaatggtgaaaataagttaaaaaaatttataatgttttgtatttatttttttaataaaatatttattattaaaaaataaaatatatattacaaatttttaaaatttgggacCTTCCAATTTTGGGGACCTTATGCCATGGCATATATAGCTTTATGGTTGGGCCGACCCTGCCCCTAATAGAAATATGTCGTAGTATGCTTCATGCGAAGAATGTTTTGGGACGATTTTGGGAAGAAGCAACGAAGACTGTAGCTTTTGTGATCAATAGGCTTCCTCAACAAAGGTTATGTTTTCTTTCACCATTTGAAAAATTGTGGAACATGAAACCTACAATTAGCTATTTTCGTGTTTTTGAATGTGTGTGCTATGTATTTGTACTTGATCATTTGCATAGCAAGATTGTCAAAAAGGATGCTAGATGTATCTTTGTGGGATATGTCAGTCAAAGAAAAGGGTGGAAATGTTGTGATCCTACAATTAGAAAATGCTACACATCCTGAAATGTGGTGTTTGATGAAGCGTCTTCTTGGTGGTCTTCAGAAAATGAGATATTACCAGACTCGAATGTTTCTAAAGCTGAGTTGAAATATGCTCAAATCTAGTTGAGTTCAGGTGAAGATGAAGATGCTAATGATAGTGGTTATGCCGAAGAAGGCATAACTCAAGGTCCTTGGCAAACTGGTGTGTATCAGCAACCAAGCGAAGAAAATGAGCTTAGTGAAGTAGAAGCATATCGACTCCACTTagaagatcaacaagagtcaaAAAGCCAAATCCCAAATATGCTAATGCCGTTATAGTAGAAGAAGTAGATGCAAAAGAACAGAAGACATTTGTGAAAGCATTTTAGAATACGGAGTGGACTAAAGCTATGGAAGAAGAAATTGCTGCGTTAAAACGTAATCATCCTTGGGAGATCGTTCCAAAGCCAAAAGATGTGAAGCCTATATCTTGCAAATgggtttagaaaataaaacgtCACATAAATGGATCGTTTGAGAGACACAAGGCTCATCTGGTAGCTCGAGAGTTCTCTCAACAATATGGACTAGACTATGATGAAATGTTTAGTCCAGTTGCAAAGCTTACAACTGTTCAAGTCTTATTGGCACTTGTAACTAGAAAAAGTTGGACCTCgtggcaaatggatgtgaagaatGTGTTTCTGCATGGAGAATTGGATCAGGAGATCTTCATGACTCAACTAATGGGTTTTCAGAATCAAGATCATCCTAAATATGTGTGTAAGCTTCGAAAGGCACTCTATGGATTAAAGCAGGCACCGAGAGCTTGATATGATAagattgttgaattttttattcataGTAATTTTGTGACGTTTGCAGATTCTAGTTTGTTTGTCAAGCAAATGGAGTGAAATTAGCTATTGTGCTAGTGTATGTAGATTTAATTATAATAGGCAATTGTGAAGAAGAAATCCAccaaatgaagaagaatttATCAATTTGTTTCCAGATAAAAGAACTTGGACAACGTAATCACTTTCTTGGTCTAGAGGTTGACTGTACTCAAGAAGGAATATTTCTTTATATGCAAAAATATTCTAAAGAATTGTTGAAGAAGTTTGGAATGCTTGAGTGCAAGCCAATTTTAACTCCGATGGAGCCAAACGCAAAAATGTATGCTCATGAAGGGAgaaatttggaagaaacaaCAATGTACCGACAATTAGTTGGTAGTTTGATCTATCTAACTTTAACTAGACTCGATATTTCTTATGCAATTGGTGCGATGAGCTGGTACATGCAAAATCCAAAGAAACCTCATTTGGAAGCAGTAcgatgaattttgagatatgtgAAAAGTACATTGGACTATGGTGTCTTGTATAAGAAAGGTGGAGATTGCAATCTAGTTGGTTATTGTGATGCTGACTATCTAGATGATCATGATACTTGACGTTCAACTACTGGGTATGTTTTTATACTTAGATTGGGAGTAATTTCTTGGTGCAACAAAAGGCAGCCAACTGTGTCTTTGTCAACAACAAAAGCAAAGTATTGAGCTGCAACAAGTGCAGCTCAAGAGAGTACTTGGCTCATGCAATTGTTAAAGGACTTGCATCAACCAACAGATTCTGCAATTCCTCTGTATTGCGACAACCAGTCAGCAATACGTTTGGTAAAGAATCCAATTTTTCACGCAAGAACTAAACATGTGGAGGTGCATTATCATTTTATCAGGGAAAAAGTTCTGGAAGAAGAGGTTTAGCTAAAGACATATGAAGATGAAAGACCAAGCTGCAGACTTATTCACAAAAGGCTTGAGTGGCAACTAGTTTGAAAACTTTTGTCATCAGCTCGGCATGGTGAAAAGAATGGAAGCTGGtattgagggggagtgttaaaaTACAATACCAGCTTGTGGGACAGTTTTTTGAAAATCGAGTCCACCGCTTCGTTTTAGCTAACTTTGAATTGTGCAAgttgatttttcttattttttagttGAGGCTAGTCATGGAGTTAGTGGGTCACTCTAGTtgcatcaaataaaataatccctTCAcagtatttattttgttgttttgtgagATTTCTTCGTCAAAGTACACTTCTTCTATCATTTATATTTAATCTTTTGCCCTCTGATATTCAACATCTttatagtgtaatttttttttcctcacaTATTTCATTCGAAGACATTATAACAGAAGAGAATCTGATCAGAAGAGTAAATTATTCTAGAGataatttaaaatcataaagaatttttgtataaatgacTCAAATTACATAGAAAACTTGGTTTGAAGCTCATTTGTACACGACGTTCTTCTTCAAGATCACTGGGGAAATTTACAGTGGCAAATGAAAGGAAGATGTATCAGGGGTAATGCCCTTGGCTACCTCAAGAAGGTGTTCAATGTTGATTTTGGGGAAGTGTTGTAGAAGCTTCATGTTGGCTATGAAATCGCCACCCAACAGCCTGCTCTTCACACACAGCAGCATTGCACAGCACACTCGCAGCAGCATGTCCTGCAAATCATTCAATTAATGTTGAGACTTGAGAGCTCGTCTTGAATTCAGATTCAGTCTTAACGACCAATCTTTTTCTCTGTAAATATATGATATTCTAAGCGTGGTGAATCTCAGAGAGATCGTGATTTCAGGTGGGAGCGAGAATTCGAAACAGTTCGAGCGATCGAGTGAGAGAGAACCTGCCTGCACACCGAAAGGATTGCTTAAAAGGGTGTCCCAAATCCTTAACACAGACTGGAAATCAAATTCCTGAGTGAGCAGTAATGTGATCCACCTGAATGCATAGTATTGGGGGTTGACCTGATCATTAATTAGCGCACACAAAGTTTGTAAGTTTCTATTACATTTATTTTCCAGGAAGCCCAACATCACTGCTTCTCTACTGCGTTTTCTCACCTTGGTTGTGTATTCCAGGTGCCGCCACAGCTCCTCGTCGTGGGCTTTCAGTAGCTCCGACAGTCGACACAGAGTCGAATGGATGCCCATAGAACTGTTATCCAGTTTCTGGCAGAAGTGATCGACTGAGTCGCTTAGCAGCCgtacaaaacaagaaaagctgTCTGCCTCTGCATTGGCCTACAAAATGGGAGGAATTGTTGAGCCGACCCACTTCAGATTAGCTCTAAAATTTACCAATTTTGATCCGAAAACAGTAAGCTTCTTACTGCATTATGTTCATCAGTATCAGTGCTAAAAACATAGTAGATTGGTGCCAAAACCTCATTCATCCCCTGGACATAGCTGATTTCAGGATTTAGCTTTGCAAACAGCAGAAGAACATTTCTCATTGCTTCCTGATTAGATAGAAACAGGCATACTTAAAGTCGATTTTTGAGTCTTTACATCAGCCGCGGAGATAAGGCAGAAACTGAGACTACTAGTATTAGTCACTTACCCTGTGCTTCCTGCTCAACAACGATTCCCCCGAGAAGAACTTCATATCGGGGTGCGTTCTTTGCAGGTCCCGGTCAATCTGCTGGGCAATCTCAGAGAACTGGAACCGGACAGATCATCCTCAGCAATTAGCATCTCTCCAACAGAATGCACTTCAAATGGGCAGCTTAAGATGGATGACATGTTACCTGAAAGAATTGGTGCCAAACACTGGCCTTGCTGATGTTTAGAGGGTGATCTTCATTGGAAACATCGTGTCGTTCAAGTGGCCCGTCATCTACATTGCTGTCATCACGCTGCCCGTCAGCATCCCGAGCCACTTCATTTCTTCTCGAGAACTCTGACTGTCTAGATTGAAGCTTCAAATTAGTGCATACGCTTGTATGGGGTTAAAATGGTTGGAAAAACAACCCAAAAgtcacaaaattcaaatcatcTTACAGGGCTCAAGAGAAGCTCCTCTTTTAGCTTCGAATACTTGGATCGATTCTCGGCCATCTCTTTTTCCCATAAATCGCGAGAAGAAGGTAAATAACCCAAGAGCAGCTGCAAGTTTGCAACAAATGCATTATGAACAATTCGTACTTGCAAGGTTAAGGGGTTTAAGGATTCTGGATCACTAGTAAATGACGAAAACAATGGTTCAATGAACAGCAAAAGGACTAATTTTCAGGCATTATTACTACTCTCATGGCATTACGAAGAAAATTTTCTAGTGGGTAATGAGGATCGAAGTTAACTGAAGAATTTGGACTTAGGTTGAAGAAGAGAACACTAACCTTCCAAGCAGTTGCTCGTAAACCGCCTTCGGGAAGCCCTGAACTTGCAATTCTTTGCAACTTTTCCAGATTTATCTCCTTCCTGGAAAGCTAATGCACATCATTTGCATAAAATCAGTAGACTTTTAATCTCTGCGCTCACCCTAAATACCAAAGGGTGGCTTTGTCTTTATTAGGTTTTTCCTTCTTATCGGAATTTTCTCAGTAACCTAGTAGATGGATGAACTAAACTAACCCAACAATGGTCCAGTGCTGCACTATTTTGATTCCAAACCCAATGTCCAGTTTTTGTTGTACCTAAGAAAACTGAgcctagatatatatatatacgtgtgtgtgtgtgaagcaGGGGTATGTCATCACGATGGTGCCttcattttcccaattttctcagTAAACAAACAGAAAACTGAGTAAAACGAACAAGGATCTAGGGATCAAACGGGACTGACCTCGTACTCAAGATCCGACCTTTTCTCATCGGCCGCAATGATTTCCTTGACAGAAACAGAGGCCGCAACATCTGCATCAGGCTTTGGCCTGACCCTGCTGGGATCCAGTTCAACATGAGACGACTTGTCATCATCTTTCACATAATCATCAAATTTGCAGTCCAACTCCAACAGATTGGGATGAAAAGTTTCGAGCTCTTCCCCCGGCTCAAAGGCCTTATCAGAACCCGaattctcctcctcctccctgTCCTCGAATCCGGCCACCAGGCTCCCCAGCCTGTCAG
The sequence above is a segment of the Diospyros lotus cultivar Yz01 chromosome 7, ASM1463336v1, whole genome shotgun sequence genome. Coding sequences within it:
- the LOC127805873 gene encoding TBC domain-containing protein C1952.17c-like isoform X5; protein product: MMTSRLMLNWIPAGSGQSLMQMLRPLFLSRKSLRPMRKGRILSTRKEINLEKLQRIASSGLPEGGLRATAWKLLLGYLPSSRDLWEKEMAENRSKYSKLKEELLLSPLQSRQSEFSRRNEVARDADGQRDDSNVDDGPLERHDVSNEDHPLNISKASVWHQFFQFSEIAQQIDRDLQRTHPDMKFFSGESLLSRKHREAMRNVLLLFAKLNPEISYVQGMNEVLAPIYYVFSTDTDEHNAANAEADSFSCFVRLLSDSVDHFCQKLDNSSMGIHSTLCRLSELLKAHDEELWRHLEYTTKVNPQYYAFRWITLLLTQEFDFQSVLRIWDTLLSNPFGVQDMLLRVCCAMLLCVKSRLLGGDFIANMKLLQHFPKINIEHLLEVAKGITPDTSSFHLPL
- the LOC127805873 gene encoding TBC domain-containing protein C1952.17c-like isoform X2, which produces MDPSVQAHPPFSLMLKGVLKIPEKARRAFPDRLGSLVAGFEDREEEENSGSDKAFEPGEELETFHPNLLELDCKFDDYVKDDDKSSHVELDPSRVRPKPDADVAASVSVKEIIAADEKRSDLEYELSRKEINLEKLQRIASSGLPEGGLRATAWKLLLGYLPSSRDLWEKEMAENRSKYSKLKEELLLSPSEFSRRNEVARDADGQRDDSNVDDGPLERHDVSNEDHPLNISKASVWHQFFQFSEIAQQIDRDLQRTHPDMKFFSGESLLSRKHREAMRNVLLLFAKLNPEISYVQGMNEVLAPIYYVFSTDTDEHNAANAEADSFSCFVRLLSDSVDHFCQKLDNSSMGIHSTLCRLSELLKAHDEELWRHLEYTTKVNPQYYAFRWITLLLTQEFDFQSVLRIWDTLLSNPFGVQDMLLRVCCAMLLCVKSRLLGGDFIANMKLLQHFPKINIEHLLEVAKGITPDTSSFHLPL
- the LOC127805873 gene encoding TBC domain-containing protein C1952.17c-like isoform X1 translates to MDPSVQAHPPFSLMLKGVLKIPEKARRAFPDRLGSLVAGFEDREEEENSGSDKAFEPGEELETFHPNLLELDCKFDDYVKDDDKSSHVELDPSRVRPKPDADVAASVSVKEIIAADEKRSDLEYELSRKEINLEKLQRIASSGLPEGGLRATAWKLLLGYLPSSRDLWEKEMAENRSKYSKLKEELLLSPLQSRQSEFSRRNEVARDADGQRDDSNVDDGPLERHDVSNEDHPLNISKASVWHQFFQFSEIAQQIDRDLQRTHPDMKFFSGESLLSRKHREAMRNVLLLFAKLNPEISYVQGMNEVLAPIYYVFSTDTDEHNAANAEADSFSCFVRLLSDSVDHFCQKLDNSSMGIHSTLCRLSELLKAHDEELWRHLEYTTKVNPQYYAFRWITLLLTQEFDFQSVLRIWDTLLSNPFGVQDMLLRVCCAMLLCVKSRLLGGDFIANMKLLQHFPKINIEHLLEVAKGITPDTSSFHLPL
- the LOC127805873 gene encoding TBC domain-containing protein C1952.17c-like isoform X3, which gives rise to MDPSVQAHPPFSLMLKGVLKIPEKARRAFPDRLGSLVAGFEDREEEENSGSDKAFEPGEELETFHPNLLELDCKFDDYVKDDDKSSHVELDPSRVRPKPDADVAASVSVKEIIAADEKRSDLEYELSRKEINLEKLQRIASSGLPEGGLRATAWKLLLGYLPSSRDLWEKEMAENRSKYSKLKEELLLSPLQSRQSEFSRRNEVARDADGQRDDSNVDDGPLERHDVSNEDHPLNISKASVWHQFFQFSEIAQQIDRDLQRTHPDMKFFSGESLLSRKHREAMRNVLLLFAKLNPEISYVQGMNEVLAPIYYVFSTDTDEHNAANAEADSFSCFVRLLSDSVDHFCQKLDNSSMGIHSTLCRLSELLKAHDEELWRHLEYTTKVNPQYYAFRWITLLLTQEFDFQSVLRIWDTLLSNPFGVQAGHAAASVLCNAAVCEEQAVGWRFHSQHEASTTLPQNQH
- the LOC127805873 gene encoding TBC domain-containing protein C1952.17c-like isoform X4; protein product: MDPSVQAHPPFSLMLKGVLKIPEKARRAFPDRLGSLVAGFEDREEEENSGSDKAFEPGEELETFHPNLLELDCKFDDYVKDDDKSSHVELDPSRVRPKPDADVAASVSVKEIIAADEKRSDLEYELSRKEINLEKLQRIASSGLPEGGLRATAWKLLLGYLPSSRDLWEKEMAENRSKYSKLKEELLLSPLQSRQSEFSRRNEVARDADGQRDDSNVDDGPLERHDVSNEDHPLNISKASVWHQFFQFSEIAQQIDRDLQRTHPDMKFFSGESLLSRKHREAMRNVLLLFAKLNPEISYVQGMNEVLAPIYYVFSTDTDEHNAANAEADSFSCFVRLLSDSVDHFCQKLDNSSMGIHSTLCRLSELLKAHDEELWRHLEYTTKDMLLRVCCAMLLCVKSRLLGGDFIANMKLLQHFPKINIEHLLEVAKGITPDTSSFHLPL